Proteins co-encoded in one uncultured Draconibacterium sp. genomic window:
- a CDS encoding glycosyltransferase family protein, whose translation MKILYAIQGTGNGHLARATEIIPVLKEIGETDILVSGTQGDIRLPFPVKYRLYGFSFIFGKKGGVDIWKTIAKARPFRLINDIRRIPVHQYDVVINDFEPVTAWACKLRKKRCVGLSHQNAVLHPKAPLPLKKDAFGELVLKYYAPTTFRYGFHFKQLDQQNFEPVIRSAIRNATVADKGHYTVYLPAFSDSEIEKLLSPHKNVRWEVFSKHCPKSYTKGSIQFNPVSLDGFNRSFVGCSGILCTAGFETPAEALFMGKKLCVIPMKNQYEQACNAAMLAEMGISVVSKINAFPEILSDWLQQKEAIQIPYSDSTREILEGLIS comes from the coding sequence GTGAAAATTTTATACGCCATACAGGGTACCGGGAATGGTCATTTGGCTCGCGCCACCGAGATCATTCCGGTTTTAAAAGAGATAGGAGAAACGGATATTCTTGTGAGTGGAACTCAGGGCGATATCCGTTTGCCTTTTCCGGTAAAATACCGGCTTTATGGCTTTAGTTTTATTTTTGGTAAAAAGGGTGGTGTAGACATTTGGAAAACCATTGCCAAAGCCCGTCCTTTTCGGTTGATAAACGACATTAGGAGAATACCCGTTCATCAGTACGACGTGGTAATTAACGATTTTGAACCGGTTACAGCCTGGGCCTGTAAACTGCGAAAGAAAAGGTGTGTTGGACTTAGCCATCAAAATGCGGTTTTGCACCCCAAAGCACCCCTACCATTAAAAAAAGATGCGTTTGGAGAGTTGGTGTTAAAGTATTACGCACCAACAACATTTCGTTATGGGTTTCATTTTAAACAATTGGATCAGCAGAATTTCGAGCCGGTTATTCGCTCTGCTATCCGAAATGCAACTGTGGCTGATAAAGGACACTATACTGTTTATCTGCCGGCTTTTAGCGATTCGGAAATTGAAAAATTGCTTAGTCCTCATAAAAATGTTCGTTGGGAGGTTTTTTCAAAACACTGCCCGAAAAGTTACACCAAAGGCTCCATTCAGTTTAACCCGGTTTCGCTCGATGGATTTAACCGTTCTTTTGTTGGTTGTTCGGGAATATTGTGCACTGCCGGTTTTGAAACCCCGGCCGAAGCCTTGTTTATGGGTAAAAAGTTGTGTGTTATTCCAATGAAAAACCAATACGAACAAGCTTGTAATGCTGCTATGTTAGCCGAAATGGGGATTTCTGTTGTTTCAAAAATTAATGCTTTTCCTGAGATTCTATCTGACTGGTTACAGCAAAAGGAAGCTATCCAGATTCCATATTCCGACAGCACACGCGAAATTTTAGAAGGACTAATAAGCTGA
- a CDS encoding phytase, with the protein MNCTCNRIFLASVFLSAMLVTIIGCETNRPSEGSRKAGEHIKNTVVAVAETDPVPQDKDEDSADDPAIWIDTTNVINSFTIGTDKKGGLATYDLNGKQLNYYADGRMNNCDLRYGFQLGDKKVDVLAASNRSSHSVSLYIVKKGGVLEAAEARVITSEMQEEVYGLGMYRSAKSGNYFVFLNSKAGEVEQWQLIAKGDKIDAKLVRSWNLGTQTEGVAADDETGVVYIGEEVAGIFKFDAEPDGSTEGTLVAMSTEENADMHYDIEGLAIYATDSVNGYLVASSQGSYSYVVFERQGDNKYLGSFRIVDGAVDGVEETDGIEITNVPLGANYPKGMLVVQDGYNYDNEVLVSQNFKYISWEDIEKQILAQE; encoded by the coding sequence ATGAATTGTACCTGTAACCGTATTTTTTTAGCAAGTGTTTTTCTATCCGCTATGCTTGTAACCATAATTGGTTGCGAAACGAATCGCCCCAGCGAAGGCTCGCGTAAAGCCGGCGAACACATTAAAAATACTGTTGTGGCAGTAGCCGAAACCGATCCTGTTCCGCAGGATAAAGACGAAGATTCGGCTGACGACCCCGCTATTTGGATCGATACAACCAATGTAATAAACTCGTTTACCATTGGTACCGATAAAAAAGGCGGACTGGCCACTTACGATCTTAATGGGAAACAACTGAACTATTACGCCGATGGCCGTATGAATAACTGCGACCTGCGTTACGGTTTTCAACTGGGCGATAAAAAGGTTGATGTGTTGGCAGCAAGCAACCGCTCTTCGCATTCTGTTTCTTTGTATATCGTAAAAAAAGGTGGTGTGCTGGAGGCGGCAGAAGCGCGTGTAATTACTTCCGAAATGCAGGAAGAGGTTTATGGTTTGGGCATGTACCGAAGTGCCAAAAGCGGAAACTATTTTGTGTTTCTGAATAGCAAAGCCGGAGAGGTTGAGCAGTGGCAACTGATAGCCAAAGGGGATAAAATTGATGCTAAATTGGTTCGCTCGTGGAACCTGGGTACACAAACCGAAGGAGTGGCTGCCGACGATGAAACCGGTGTAGTTTATATCGGTGAAGAGGTAGCCGGTATTTTTAAGTTCGATGCTGAACCCGATGGTTCTACCGAAGGAACATTGGTGGCGATGAGCACTGAAGAGAATGCTGATATGCACTACGATATTGAAGGACTGGCTATTTATGCCACCGACAGCGTGAATGGTTACCTCGTGGCTTCGTCGCAGGGAAGCTATAGTTATGTGGTTTTCGAGCGCCAGGGCGATAATAAATACCTCGGCAGTTTCCGTATTGTTGATGGCGCTGTTGATGGTGTGGAAGAAACCGATGGAATTGAGATAACAAACGTTCCGCTGGGCGCAAATTATCCCAAAGGCATGTTGGTGGTTCAGGATGGTTACAACTACGACAACGAAGTACTGGTAAGCCAGAATTTTAAATACATCTCGTGGGAAGACATAGAAAAACAAATTCTAGCGCAGGAATAA
- a CDS encoding ATP-binding protein, whose translation MITENKLKILIEAQESSVLDFKTKMYDFSDKEKATSDFVKDVICMSNTIRKESSFIIIGVEEKDNGEKVFHGLDADIDDAILQDKVKNKVYPRPVFSYYKLKCLEKEFGIIEFPVTKYSAPLTPTSKLRGLEIGKVYYRHGTSNSEALGHETIKINDWLQSLPSLNSGKSIQEKLSSILQKLTLGESKLSVILAELYGIGKEFKENKIIDFCSLELQGPAKEIIDKDAEKFKYRLVKCFISIDTIEISPFATEDLIRQEMKKSDDFFDFKLLFSHSITDIEKSIDKIVNSPNTVFATIKMSSRQILPNSNGKEYPLTAFIFKDDFVNLYQNIRQKTIDLIMTI comes from the coding sequence ATGATAACTGAAAATAAATTAAAAATATTGATTGAGGCTCAAGAATCATCAGTTCTTGATTTTAAAACGAAAATGTATGACTTCTCAGATAAAGAAAAGGCTACAAGTGACTTTGTTAAAGATGTAATTTGTATGTCTAACACAATCCGAAAAGAAAGTTCATTTATAATTATTGGAGTTGAAGAAAAAGATAATGGAGAAAAAGTGTTTCATGGATTAGATGCTGACATTGACGATGCAATTTTGCAAGACAAAGTAAAAAATAAGGTTTATCCTCGACCAGTTTTTTCATACTACAAATTAAAATGTTTGGAAAAAGAGTTTGGCATTATTGAATTTCCTGTTACGAAGTATTCGGCACCATTAACTCCTACGTCCAAATTAAGAGGACTGGAAATCGGTAAAGTTTATTATCGACATGGAACTTCAAATTCAGAAGCTTTAGGGCATGAAACAATTAAAATCAATGATTGGTTGCAATCTTTACCTTCTCTAAATAGTGGAAAATCAATTCAAGAGAAGTTGAGTAGTATTCTTCAAAAATTAACTTTAGGAGAATCAAAGCTATCTGTAATATTGGCAGAGCTATATGGTATTGGGAAAGAATTTAAAGAAAATAAAATAATAGATTTCTGTTCATTGGAGTTGCAAGGTCCTGCAAAAGAGATTATCGACAAGGATGCTGAAAAATTCAAATATCGTCTTGTAAAATGCTTTATATCAATTGACACAATAGAAATAAGTCCTTTCGCTACAGAAGACTTGATTAGACAAGAAATGAAAAAAAGTGATGATTTTTTCGATTTTAAGTTGCTGTTTAGCCATTCTATAACTGATATTGAAAAATCTATAGATAAAATTGTTAATTCACCTAACACAGTTTTTGCAACTATAAAAATGAGTTCACGACAAATATTACCTAATTCAAATGGGAAAGAGTACCCTTTGACTGCATTTATTTTTAAAGATGATTTTGTTAATCTATACCAAAATATTAGACAAAAAACAATTGACCTAATAATGACAATATAA
- a CDS encoding TonB-dependent receptor translates to MKKLSLLLFILLFVSMFSAMAEGEDENAANKGTIAGRIVDTENLPLPGAAIVIEDLHKGAVTDVNGFYRIVALDPGDYKVKVSYIGFKETVKTINVTVGKTSTLNFQLQAGIDIEEVVVNGALQGQSKALNQQKSSMNITNIISSDQVGRFPDQNVGDALKRIPGINVQYDQGEARFGNIRGTSPEYNSVAIDGDRIPSAEAETRSIQLDLIPSDMIQSIEVNKVVTADMDADAIGGSVNLVTKSNPYSRRITGSVGGTYNALRGKVAPNFSLLYADRFLNNKLGVTLAGSVQDHMMGSDDLEAEWNDEGKMKEMQVRTYLIERLRQSYSGALDYKFDANNKIEAKVMYNHRNDWENRYRVVYKDLDEDVAKIERQVKGGTNKDARLEDQRTYHISLGGEHQFGALEIDWKGSYSKANEDRPNERYLQYKIKDVAFSQDLADTEKPQVIINTPEAQDFNSNWKFDELTEEHQYTEDIDKKFKVDFKLPFQNGTSVLRFGAKYKGKSKKRNNDFYDYSPNNEDSFNNGAFSNTVVKTKDDFLAGDYAAGTFVDIKYLSGLNLNSDDFEGEVNLEELAGNFDASEDVTAAYLRFDQSFGRLDVVAGVRVENTSVNYSGKELILDDEGDVEDLVDTKEVDNDYTKVLPSLLLKYKIDKNTNIKASVTNTLARPKYIDLVPRVEINNEKDRVEIGNPDLTPTTAWNFDLMAEHYFESIGLVSGGIFYKDINDFIVDGIQSDYDYLGKTWGKFTQPINAGDATLFGVEMAFQRQFDFLPGFLRQTGFYANYTYTKSTVSNFQIEDRNDDDLTLPGTPENTLNASLYYEGKKLSARVSYNYAGAFVEEYSDKAFEDVYYDKVSYLDFNTSYHFNKNFMLFAELNNILNTPLRYYQGESQYTYQAEFYDIKVNFGLKFNF, encoded by the coding sequence ATGAAAAAATTATCTCTTCTTTTATTTATTCTATTGTTTGTCAGTATGTTTAGTGCAATGGCAGAAGGCGAAGACGAAAATGCCGCAAATAAAGGTACCATTGCCGGTAGGATTGTCGACACTGAAAACCTTCCTTTGCCAGGAGCGGCTATTGTAATTGAAGATTTGCATAAAGGGGCTGTAACCGATGTAAACGGATTTTATCGGATTGTGGCTCTTGATCCAGGTGATTATAAAGTAAAAGTTTCGTACATAGGATTTAAAGAAACAGTTAAAACGATAAATGTTACTGTTGGAAAAACAAGCACTCTTAATTTTCAACTTCAGGCCGGTATTGATATTGAAGAAGTGGTGGTAAACGGTGCGTTACAGGGGCAATCAAAAGCTTTGAACCAACAAAAAAGCAGCATGAATATTACCAACATTATTTCTTCTGATCAGGTAGGTCGTTTCCCCGACCAGAATGTTGGTGATGCCTTAAAACGTATTCCCGGAATCAATGTACAGTACGATCAGGGGGAAGCGCGTTTTGGAAACATTCGCGGAACATCGCCCGAGTATAACTCGGTAGCTATTGATGGCGACCGTATTCCGTCGGCTGAGGCTGAAACACGTTCCATCCAGCTCGACCTTATTCCTTCGGATATGATTCAAAGCATTGAAGTAAACAAGGTGGTTACCGCCGATATGGACGCCGATGCCATTGGCGGTTCGGTAAACCTTGTAACAAAATCAAATCCTTACTCACGTCGTATTACCGGATCGGTTGGCGGTACTTACAATGCACTTCGCGGCAAAGTGGCTCCAAACTTTTCGTTGTTGTACGCCGATCGGTTTTTAAACAACAAACTGGGTGTTACACTAGCGGGGTCGGTGCAGGACCATATGATGGGATCGGATGATTTGGAAGCCGAATGGAACGACGAGGGAAAAATGAAAGAAATGCAGGTGCGTACCTATCTGATTGAACGTTTACGCCAGAGTTACTCGGGGGCGCTTGATTATAAATTTGATGCCAATAACAAAATCGAGGCAAAAGTAATGTACAACCACCGTAACGACTGGGAAAACCGTTACCGTGTTGTTTACAAAGATTTGGATGAAGATGTGGCAAAAATTGAACGCCAGGTGAAAGGCGGAACCAATAAAGATGCACGTTTGGAAGATCAGCGAACTTACCATATTTCTTTAGGTGGCGAACACCAGTTTGGTGCCCTTGAAATCGACTGGAAAGGTTCGTACTCAAAGGCCAACGAAGACCGCCCAAACGAACGTTACCTACAGTACAAGATTAAAGATGTGGCGTTCAGCCAGGATCTTGCAGATACCGAAAAACCACAGGTGATTATTAATACCCCGGAAGCGCAGGATTTTAACAGCAACTGGAAATTTGATGAATTGACAGAAGAACATCAGTACACCGAAGATATCGACAAAAAATTCAAAGTCGACTTTAAACTTCCTTTTCAGAATGGAACAAGTGTTTTGCGTTTTGGTGCCAAATACAAAGGTAAAAGCAAAAAACGCAACAACGATTTCTACGATTATTCGCCAAATAATGAAGACAGTTTTAATAACGGAGCTTTCAGTAATACAGTTGTTAAAACAAAAGATGATTTCCTTGCCGGAGATTATGCGGCCGGAACTTTTGTTGATATAAAATATTTAAGTGGTTTAAATCTTAATTCAGACGATTTTGAAGGCGAAGTAAACCTGGAAGAACTTGCCGGAAACTTTGATGCATCGGAAGATGTAACTGCCGCTTACCTGCGTTTCGACCAGTCGTTTGGCCGTTTGGATGTAGTCGCTGGTGTAAGGGTTGAAAACACTTCAGTTAACTACTCAGGTAAAGAGCTGATTCTGGATGATGAAGGAGACGTTGAGGATCTTGTGGATACCAAAGAAGTGGATAACGACTACACAAAGGTGTTACCATCGTTGTTGTTAAAATACAAGATCGATAAAAATACCAACATTAAAGCAAGTGTTACCAATACTCTGGCTCGCCCAAAATATATCGACTTGGTTCCGCGTGTTGAAATCAATAATGAAAAAGACCGTGTTGAGATTGGTAATCCCGATCTTACCCCAACTACAGCATGGAACTTTGATTTAATGGCTGAACATTATTTTGAGTCTATTGGTTTGGTTTCGGGTGGAATTTTTTACAAAGACATCAACGATTTTATTGTTGACGGAATTCAGTCGGATTACGATTATCTGGGGAAAACCTGGGGAAAATTTACCCAGCCTATTAATGCCGGCGATGCTACCTTGTTTGGTGTTGAAATGGCCTTCCAGCGTCAGTTCGACTTTTTGCCGGGCTTCCTTCGCCAAACCGGATTTTATGCCAACTATACCTACACCAAGTCAACGGTGAGTAATTTCCAGATTGAAGACCGCAACGACGATGATCTGACTTTGCCCGGAACACCAGAAAATACCTTGAATGCATCGTTGTACTACGAAGGCAAAAAGCTATCGGCTCGTGTGTCGTACAATTACGCAGGTGCTTTTGTTGAAGAATACAGCGACAAAGCTTTCGAAGATGTGTACTACGATAAGGTTTCGTACCTCGATTTTAATACCAGCTACCATTTCAACAAAAACTTTATGTTGTTTGCTGAGCTCAACAATATTTTGAATACGCCGTTGCGTTATTATCAGGGGGAGTCGCAATACACTTACCAGGCCGAGTTCTACGATATTAAAGTAAATTTTGGCCTGAAGTTTAATTTTTAG
- a CDS encoding redoxin family protein, with translation MKKIVFSILIIFLIPIISKAQKDLGINNSQLIILNNPISFDNLIKQFDGKVIYLDLMASWCKPCISELKESKKMESYFKENNIVRLYISLDNAEDIKKSIQILKNDTISGYFTSFHSTEESDSIFSKDIVSLFLTDENGNLSISIPQYAIINRKGEIVVKKAERPSNAAALTKQLDEYNN, from the coding sequence ATGAAGAAAATAGTTTTTTCAATTTTGATCATTTTTTTGATTCCAATAATAAGTAAGGCACAAAAAGATCTGGGTATAAATAATTCACAGTTGATTATTCTCAACAATCCCATTTCATTTGATAATTTGATAAAGCAATTTGATGGTAAAGTTATTTACCTTGATCTGATGGCTTCATGGTGTAAACCATGCATTTCCGAACTTAAAGAATCGAAGAAAATGGAGTCATATTTTAAAGAAAACAATATTGTCAGACTTTACATTTCTCTTGACAATGCGGAAGATATTAAAAAGAGTATTCAGATTCTAAAAAATGACACGATCAGTGGCTACTTTACATCATTTCATTCAACTGAAGAGTCAGACAGCATATTTTCTAAAGATATAGTTTCATTATTCTTGACAGACGAAAATGGAAACTTAAGTATATCGATTCCTCAATATGCAATTATAAATAGGAAAGGAGAAATTGTTGTAAAAAAAGCTGAGAGACCAAGTAATGCCGCAGCATTGACAAAGCAATTGGATGAATATAATAATTAA